The Mesobacillus jeotgali genome window below encodes:
- a CDS encoding GNAT family N-acetyltransferase, whose protein sequence is MNIIVDDLTGSAVVSLIGEHLQGMELHSPPESIHALGLDELKKPEITFWTIWEGEQLMGCGALKELDSQHGELKSMRTSSAHLRKGVAQAMLEHIITEARERGYSRLSLETGSMEAFIPARKLYEKYGFVYCPPFGNYSEDLNSVFMTMEL, encoded by the coding sequence ATGAATATTATAGTTGATGACCTAACAGGTTCTGCAGTGGTTTCATTGATTGGAGAACATTTGCAAGGGATGGAGCTTCACTCCCCTCCCGAGAGCATCCATGCTCTGGGGCTTGATGAGTTAAAAAAACCTGAGATTACCTTTTGGACAATCTGGGAAGGCGAGCAATTAATGGGTTGTGGTGCATTGAAAGAGCTTGATTCCCAGCATGGCGAGCTTAAATCAATGAGAACCTCCAGCGCTCACCTCCGAAAAGGCGTCGCACAGGCAATGCTCGAACATATCATCACGGAAGCCAGGGAGCGCGGCTATTCAAGATTGAGCCTGGAAACTGGTTCGATGGAGGCATTCATCCCTGCAAGGAAGCTCTATGAAAAATACGGCTTTGTTTATTGCCCTCCATTTGGGAATTATTCGGAGGATCTCAATAGTGTATTTATGACTATGGAACTGTAA
- a CDS encoding DoxX family membrane protein, with the protein MFAKWLRENNVAAGILTVIRVWLGYNWMTAGWGKLTGDGFDASGFLKNAVANPVKGPDGNAVYSWYVTFLESFAIPNVEIFNFIVPLGEFLVGLGLLLGTLTTAAMFFGLVMNFSFFLAGTVSHNPTDIFFGFIILAAGFNAGKYGLDRWVVPFIRKTVLKRGEDAARNAA; encoded by the coding sequence ATGTTTGCAAAATGGTTAAGAGAAAACAATGTTGCTGCTGGTATATTGACTGTCATTAGGGTTTGGCTAGGTTACAACTGGATGACTGCAGGTTGGGGTAAATTGACTGGTGATGGCTTCGACGCTAGTGGCTTCTTGAAAAATGCGGTTGCCAATCCGGTAAAAGGTCCAGACGGAAACGCAGTATACAGCTGGTATGTTACATTCCTTGAAAGCTTTGCGATTCCGAATGTAGAAATTTTCAACTTCATCGTGCCACTAGGGGAATTCCTTGTTGGGCTTGGTTTGCTCCTTGGAACGCTGACAACTGCTGCAATGTTCTTCGGCCTGGTCATGAACTTCAGCTTCTTCCTTGCCGGAACAGTATCTCACAACCCAACTGACATCTTCTTCGGATTCATCATCCTTGCCGCTGGTTTCAACGCTGGCAAATACGGTTTAGACCGCTGGGTTGTACCATTCATCCGCAAAACAGTTTTAAAGCGCGGAGAAGACGCCGCACGCAACGCTGCTTAA
- a CDS encoding YceI family protein has product MAKFAVDQAHSAVGFEVKHMMVSKVKGNFGSYTADVEAADLTDLTTASIAFKIDVASIDTRNEDRENHLKSADFFDVENYPTIDFKSTSITRDGDDYKVIGDLTIKDVTKPVTFDVEYGGKGTNPWGVEVYGFEAEAKVNREEFGLTWNAPLETGGVLVGKDIKIKVELEVNPA; this is encoded by the coding sequence ATGGCTAAATTTGCAGTAGATCAGGCGCACTCAGCAGTTGGATTTGAAGTGAAACACATGATGGTATCAAAGGTAAAGGGAAATTTCGGTTCGTATACAGCTGACGTTGAAGCAGCAGACCTGACTGATTTAACAACAGCGTCAATCGCATTCAAAATTGATGTAGCAAGCATCGACACACGCAACGAGGACCGCGAAAATCACTTGAAATCAGCAGATTTCTTTGATGTGGAAAACTATCCAACAATCGATTTCAAATCAACAAGCATCACTCGCGATGGCGATGATTACAAAGTAATTGGCGACCTGACAATCAAGGACGTAACAAAGCCAGTCACATTCGACGTTGAATACGGCGGCAAAGGCACAAACCCATGGGGCGTGGAAGTTTACGGATTCGAAGCAGAAGCAAAAGTAAACCGTGAAGAATTCGGCCTTACATGGAATGCTCCACTTGAAACAGGCGGCGTTCTAGTCGGCAAAGATATCAAGATCAAAGTAGAACTAGAAGTAAATCCAGCATAA
- a CDS encoding YdeI/OmpD-associated family protein: MTIIDKLNLTKYRNLAVLNQPGDYDLFDGYNTKISEDHDGIFIFVQSIEDMVDHTKRIINGESLQEKGYLFFAYPKKGNKRYESYVHRDEIFPAMKVGEDGYVENSDIKFSRMVSMDDVFTVVGLKREKKRAQKSIAASQCVADYEAHVIDIEKLLADHPTELKFYKELTPGYQKDWARYIFSAKQQATRDKRQAQMVEVLSEGYKTMDLFRQKKK, translated from the coding sequence ATGACAATCATAGATAAGTTGAATCTGACTAAGTATAGGAATCTGGCTGTTCTCAACCAACCAGGTGATTATGATCTTTTCGATGGTTATAACACCAAAATTTCCGAAGATCATGATGGTATTTTCATTTTCGTTCAGAGTATTGAGGATATGGTAGATCACACAAAAAGAATCATTAATGGGGAGAGCTTGCAAGAAAAAGGTTACTTATTTTTTGCTTACCCGAAAAAAGGGAACAAACGATATGAATCCTATGTACATAGAGATGAGATTTTCCCAGCCATGAAGGTTGGCGAAGACGGTTATGTGGAAAATAGCGATATTAAATTTTCGAGAATGGTCAGTATGGACGATGTGTTTACTGTCGTAGGATTAAAGCGTGAAAAAAAGCGAGCCCAGAAGTCAATAGCTGCAAGCCAGTGTGTGGCTGATTATGAGGCTCATGTCATAGACATAGAAAAACTGCTTGCGGACCATCCAACTGAACTTAAATTTTACAAAGAGCTGACACCTGGCTATCAAAAAGATTGGGCGCGTTATATTTTTTCGGCCAAGCAGCAAGCAACACGCGATAAACGCCAGGCACAGATGGTCGAGGTCTTATCGGAAGGGTATAAAACCATGGATCTATTCCGTCAGAAAAAGAAATAG
- a CDS encoding DUF5381 family protein — MKVVMKRKRLIVKFLGSAVFAIPGLLALLFGILYIDLIWLAVGLGCMFFLPIFIRSAIYFIKPKVVFTVEDGLIKSGEQAVEIESLKGYYHYWRGSSSYLGLVKKDDTEVKIELFNMVEEEDYADELKKYLPRVNPNWEDAEEVTVKF, encoded by the coding sequence ATGAAAGTAGTGATGAAAAGAAAGAGACTGATTGTGAAATTTTTAGGGTCAGCGGTTTTTGCAATCCCGGGTTTGCTGGCGCTGCTGTTTGGAATTCTTTATATCGACTTGATTTGGTTAGCTGTGGGCTTGGGGTGCATGTTCTTTTTGCCTATTTTCATCCGTTCTGCGATTTACTTTATCAAACCAAAAGTGGTTTTTACGGTGGAGGATGGACTGATCAAATCAGGGGAGCAGGCGGTTGAGATTGAATCTCTTAAGGGTTATTACCATTACTGGAGAGGATCATCCAGTTACCTGGGATTGGTGAAAAAGGATGATACGGAAGTGAAAATCGAGCTTTTTAACATGGTGGAAGAAGAAGATTATGCAGATGAATTGAAGAAATATCTCCCGAGAGTCAACCCGAATTGGGAGGACGCCGAGGAAGTGACTGTTAAGTTTTAA
- a CDS encoding MarR family transcriptional regulator, which produces MINKPIDYEKIDYLISHMIRSLGKETQEIFEEKITIPQFIVLQTIAKDKKCNLKDIVNELGTTTGAASLLIDKMTKLDYVVRERDTTDRRLIWISFTEKGEKLYNHITQKRNEVLEHYFSKWTEEETQTFMNLLNKAFSEKGE; this is translated from the coding sequence ATGATTAATAAACCAATTGATTATGAAAAAATCGATTATCTTATTTCGCATATGATAAGAAGTCTTGGAAAGGAAACACAAGAAATATTTGAGGAAAAGATTACAATTCCTCAATTTATCGTACTTCAAACCATCGCTAAAGATAAAAAGTGTAACTTAAAGGATATAGTCAACGAACTAGGGACTACAACTGGGGCTGCCTCTTTATTGATTGATAAGATGACTAAATTAGATTATGTCGTCAGAGAAAGAGATACTACCGATAGAAGGCTTATTTGGATTAGTTTCACAGAAAAAGGCGAAAAATTATATAACCATATCACACAAAAGAGAAATGAAGTTTTAGAACATTATTTTAGTAAGTGGACAGAGGAAGAAACGCAGACGTTTATGAATTTACTAAACAAAGCGTTCTCGGAGAAAGGGGAATAA
- a CDS encoding GNAT family N-acetyltransferase, translated as MKRIGKPWIKLKESMEEEDYDLISQLQERCIDLDQTALKLELDYKLGVSYDSGEGIQDINEFMYFDGEKLIGYAGICSFGGPWEVNGMVDPDYRRQGVFSKLFELVIAEWKRRGSGSILLLSDRNSEAGQKFIVAVGAQYKHSEYEMFLKKDALVADPDQLAGIVFRKATNADAAEIARQNAIYFNNEEEISTEDMILQVEEEISPEDIILPEEEEKRGMTSYLVEKEGQIIGKVNLQLTSKLGAIFGLGVLPEHRRKGYGRALLLLAIEKLREANAQEIMLQVAAENSNALNLYKSCGFEETSTMDYFELRP; from the coding sequence GTGAAGAGAATAGGGAAGCCGTGGATCAAATTAAAAGAGAGTATGGAAGAGGAGGATTATGATTTAATCAGCCAGCTTCAGGAGCGGTGCATTGATCTTGACCAGACGGCATTGAAGCTGGAGCTTGATTACAAGCTTGGTGTCAGCTATGACAGCGGCGAGGGTATTCAGGATATTAATGAATTCATGTACTTTGATGGGGAGAAGCTGATTGGCTATGCGGGGATTTGCAGCTTCGGCGGCCCATGGGAAGTGAACGGGATGGTGGATCCGGATTACCGCCGCCAGGGTGTTTTCAGCAAATTGTTTGAGCTGGTCATCGCTGAATGGAAGCGCAGGGGCTCTGGCAGCATACTGCTGCTGAGTGACCGTAACTCGGAAGCGGGGCAGAAATTCATTGTCGCAGTTGGAGCGCAATACAAGCATTCTGAATATGAGATGTTTTTGAAAAAAGATGCCCTTGTGGCTGATCCTGACCAGCTGGCGGGAATTGTTTTCAGGAAAGCGACGAACGCGGACGCAGCCGAGATTGCACGGCAGAATGCAATCTATTTTAACAATGAAGAAGAAATTAGTACCGAAGATATGATTTTGCAGGTGGAAGAAGAAATCAGTCCGGAAGATATAATTTTGCCAGAGGAAGAGGAAAAGCGAGGGATGACCTCTTATCTTGTTGAAAAAGAAGGGCAGATCATCGGGAAAGTAAATCTGCAGTTGACATCCAAGCTTGGTGCTATCTTTGGTCTCGGTGTGCTGCCGGAGCACCGCCGAAAAGGTTATGGCAGGGCGCTTCTTTTGCTGGCTATCGAAAAGCTGCGGGAAGCAAATGCCCAGGAGATCATGCTGCAGGTAGCGGCCGAGAACTCGAACGCCCTTAACCTTTATAAGTCATGCGGGTTTGAAGAGACATCTACGATGGATTATTTTGAGTTAAGACCATGA
- a CDS encoding GNAT family N-acetyltransferase: MEVKNSQSNFNLLARIKIVKGENFVTIEDTKSLANQELIELITYLMGQSFIKNCKNVNILVNSKFNKKVDSLLIENGFKLHDENVTVHKVLDDLFKVENGFLLKDLHELSLAEFKRVWEESMKGSLNAPSSLNVDEQMRSVELELGPNYKKSCIIAYDNGNPIGVIMPHIEAGTSKEGRIFYFGIIPSERGKGKSKLLHQQALEILKNDFMATHYIGCTGHNNIPMLKTFQNNGCTVIERNKVFKRKN, translated from the coding sequence ATGGAGGTAAAGAATTCACAAAGCAATTTTAATTTATTGGCAAGAATAAAAATTGTAAAAGGAGAAAACTTTGTAACTATAGAAGATACAAAAAGTCTGGCGAATCAAGAGCTAATTGAACTTATAACATATCTGATGGGTCAGTCATTTATAAAGAACTGTAAAAATGTAAATATACTGGTTAATAGTAAATTCAACAAAAAAGTAGACTCTCTTTTAATAGAAAATGGGTTTAAGTTACATGATGAAAATGTTACTGTTCACAAGGTTTTAGATGATTTATTTAAGGTTGAAAACGGGTTCTTACTAAAGGATTTGCACGAACTTTCGTTAGCAGAGTTTAAAAGGGTTTGGGAGGAATCAATGAAAGGATCATTAAATGCACCTTCTTCGCTAAATGTTGACGAACAAATGCGAAGTGTAGAGCTAGAATTAGGGCCCAACTATAAGAAATCTTGTATTATTGCTTATGATAATGGAAATCCAATCGGAGTAATTATGCCCCATATAGAAGCGGGGACTTCAAAAGAAGGAAGAATATTTTATTTTGGAATCATTCCAAGCGAAAGAGGGAAGGGGAAAAGCAAACTTCTTCATCAACAAGCATTAGAAATATTGAAAAATGACTTTATGGCCACCCATTATATTGGCTGCACTGGTCACAACAACATTCCAATGCTTAAAACATTCCAGAATAATGGATGTACAGTTATAGAACGAAATAAGGTTTTCAAAAGGAAAAACTAA
- a CDS encoding YhcN/YlaJ family sporulation lipoprotein — translation MKKSFILAGCAVFTMSLSGCGANNNAADNNRDQQVEISQVRRGPATEGNRLQLADRAERQVEQMPEVDDARVIISENDAYVAVRLAENNLENDGNAEINDALDGNGRTFAKNGRVDQDDSTAGNDGVIDGHGDAGNGDRQNAGNKNGNNVFDNDNNNGNGNMNGIGNTNMNGNATGNTMNGNNGQLELQIEQRVRQANNRINNVYVSVDRNAYDRMGTFADDIRTDRNRDGMFEDFRNTMDGFFGR, via the coding sequence GTGAAAAAGTCATTCATTTTAGCAGGCTGTGCCGTTTTTACAATGAGCTTGTCTGGATGCGGAGCCAATAACAATGCCGCAGACAATAACCGTGACCAGCAGGTTGAGATTTCACAGGTCAGGCGCGGGCCGGCTACTGAAGGCAACAGGCTTCAACTGGCTGATCGTGCAGAACGCCAGGTAGAGCAGATGCCGGAAGTAGACGACGCACGAGTCATCATCTCCGAAAACGATGCCTATGTAGCGGTCAGACTTGCCGAAAATAACCTGGAGAACGATGGAAATGCAGAAATCAATGATGCATTGGATGGCAACGGCAGGACTTTTGCCAAGAATGGCCGTGTTGACCAGGATGATAGCACCGCTGGAAATGATGGAGTAATCGACGGCCACGGTGATGCAGGAAATGGCGACCGTCAAAACGCTGGCAACAAAAATGGCAACAATGTTTTTGACAATGATAATAATAACGGCAATGGAAACATGAATGGAATTGGCAACACAAACATGAATGGAAACGCAACTGGTAACACCATGAACGGCAATAATGGCCAGCTAGAGCTGCAGATTGAACAAAGAGTGCGCCAGGCCAATAACAGAATCAACAATGTATACGTTTCGGTCGACCGCAATGCATACGACAGAATGGGCACATTCGCAGACGATATCCGCACCGACAGAAACAGGGACGGCATGTTCGAAGACTTCCGTAATACAATGGACGGCTTCTTCGGAAGATAA
- a CDS encoding IS110 family transposase: MNPVVGLDVAKGESEAQAFLDKDKPFGKSFRIKHIKEDLDTFISFLKEIERKTGVRPAVILESTGHYHTPIIQCLEESQYLYILVNPIISHQAKKTSLRKVKTDAVDAYQLCVLYYKEEFEPYKKRGLRLLNLRTLSRQYEAVSNLYIQAKLQFHTILDQVFPEYRGVFGDLFSKVSLQILKEFPTSEDVLRTGEVKILERIVGMRIKRSEGWARERVAKLIASAERNPFQQGVYQSQLFSLDMYISMLLQYQEHLSNIEAEIDVLAEEIEECKIIQSIPGIGGKIAATIISEIGEIDRFNHPKKLVAYAGIDPSVHSSGKFTATINHITKRGSSRLRHALYMAVLCGIRSSRNKKLKEYYDRKRNEGKPSKVALIACVNKLLHWIYAILKRNEQFLDMA; this comes from the coding sequence TTGAATCCAGTAGTTGGCCTGGATGTGGCCAAAGGAGAAAGTGAAGCTCAGGCATTTCTAGATAAAGACAAGCCATTTGGAAAGAGCTTCAGGATAAAACATATCAAGGAGGATTTAGATACCTTCATCTCTTTTTTGAAAGAGATAGAAAGAAAGACTGGCGTTAGACCAGCAGTAATTCTTGAATCTACAGGTCATTACCATACACCAATTATTCAATGTCTGGAGGAGAGTCAATATCTATATATCTTGGTAAACCCCATCATTTCTCATCAGGCCAAGAAAACCAGTCTTAGAAAGGTAAAGACGGATGCCGTGGATGCATATCAACTTTGTGTTTTGTATTACAAGGAAGAATTTGAGCCTTATAAGAAACGAGGACTAAGGCTACTAAATTTAAGAACACTGTCAAGGCAATACGAAGCCGTTTCGAACCTTTACATTCAGGCAAAACTTCAATTCCACACAATTCTTGACCAGGTATTTCCGGAATATAGGGGAGTCTTTGGAGATCTATTTTCAAAAGTTTCTCTACAGATTTTAAAGGAGTTTCCTACATCTGAAGATGTTCTGAGGACTGGTGAAGTAAAGATACTGGAGCGAATTGTGGGAATGCGTATAAAACGGTCTGAAGGTTGGGCCAGGGAGAGGGTAGCTAAATTAATAGCTTCGGCTGAGCGAAATCCTTTCCAACAAGGTGTGTATCAAAGTCAGTTGTTCAGTTTGGATATGTATATCTCTATGCTTCTTCAGTACCAAGAACACCTATCCAATATAGAGGCAGAGATAGATGTCCTGGCAGAAGAAATTGAAGAATGTAAGATAATCCAATCAATTCCCGGTATAGGAGGAAAGATCGCGGCAACGATCATTTCCGAAATCGGAGAAATTGACCGGTTTAATCACCCTAAAAAACTTGTGGCTTACGCTGGAATTGATCCAAGTGTCCATTCATCAGGTAAGTTTACAGCTACTATAAATCATATTACTAAACGAGGTTCAAGCCGTTTACGGCACGCTTTGTATATGGCCGTTTTATGCGGTATAAGAAGCTCCAGGAACAAGAAGCTAAAAGAGTATTATGATCGGAAACGAAATGAAGGAAAGCCTTCAAAAGTAGCACTGATAGCTTGTGTAAACAAGCTTTTACACTGGATTTATGCAATCCTAAAAAGGAATGAGCAGTTCCTAGATATGGCTTAA
- a CDS encoding hydrophobe/amphiphile efflux-3 (HAE3) family transporter, which yields MKSLFSAISKWTTEKSLLSIILIILMTVIMVIGATKIEVKTGQDMMIPSDDPVFQDNLRFQKEFGGESIFVLLSGDKEDVLSSIDEINVIQKELNKNPLIDTVFSPASMVELAVDKAQQQKEAFQKQINQTVEEAVNQAIQTAKEQGASEEIQAKVAEETKLQVMQQIEAQYGAQMKQMEEMGEPSLSNEAFVKTVLFDENGNAQEMANKLLPQNGEHAVIVIKLAGNLTIDDMNQAVSDVEDTFKEKDINGLESLVSGTPKLTQAIQDSMTKDMAVMLGLSVVLMLVILLIVFPVKWRLLTLPIVLLGIVWTFGLMGYLGIPLSMVTMAILPILIGLGADFAIQFHNRYDEEFTKTGNAKEAVITSIKHMGPAVGIAVITMAAGFITLLVSKVPMIQDFGKMLAIGVFVIYILELFLMFAILNLRDRNKSHSVKKQHSNKIEKALGWLSRKVVAYPLIILLLATGLSVGGFTFEDNLRVETDIEKLMPQDSPALIGLNKIRDTIGSTMEVNFMVEAEDVTRPEVLQWMENFEESQLNKYDAIESSTSIASAMAMMNDGQSPSNKDQIDQLIESLPEAMKSSMITKDKKMASITFSVKNMGMEQQKELIEAIENDIQSPEGVEVTSTGMMVLAVKSISTLTDNRHFSTFLGIGAVFLSLLVLYRRIKQALYPIVPIVLVIGWSAAMMFFLDVAINPLTAVLSALILGIGTEFTILLMERYQEEREKGIESQEAMITAMTKIGRAITASALTVIGGFSTLIFSDFLMLKAFGITTVLDTMFCLISTLLVLPSIIILFEKKLGTKKIKNAQTE from the coding sequence GTGAAGTCATTATTTTCAGCAATTAGTAAATGGACAACAGAGAAATCATTATTATCCATTATTTTAATAATCTTAATGACAGTAATTATGGTTATTGGGGCAACTAAAATTGAAGTTAAAACAGGTCAGGATATGATGATCCCATCAGATGACCCTGTTTTTCAAGATAATCTTCGTTTTCAGAAAGAATTTGGCGGTGAATCCATTTTTGTATTGTTATCCGGAGACAAGGAAGATGTTCTTTCGTCAATTGATGAAATAAACGTCATACAAAAAGAGTTAAATAAAAATCCTTTAATCGATACTGTATTTAGCCCTGCTTCTATGGTTGAATTGGCAGTTGATAAAGCACAACAACAGAAAGAAGCATTTCAAAAACAAATTAATCAGACAGTTGAAGAAGCAGTCAACCAAGCTATTCAAACAGCAAAAGAACAAGGTGCTTCGGAAGAAATTCAAGCAAAAGTAGCAGAAGAAACAAAATTACAGGTAATGCAACAGATAGAAGCCCAGTATGGCGCTCAAATGAAGCAAATGGAAGAAATGGGAGAACCCTCTTTATCAAACGAGGCTTTTGTTAAAACCGTTCTTTTTGATGAAAATGGTAATGCTCAAGAAATGGCTAATAAGCTTTTACCGCAGAATGGGGAACACGCCGTAATTGTTATAAAATTAGCTGGAAATTTAACCATTGATGATATGAACCAAGCTGTTAGTGATGTAGAAGATACATTTAAGGAAAAAGACATTAACGGACTAGAATCACTTGTATCAGGCACACCAAAACTAACACAAGCCATACAAGATAGCATGACTAAAGATATGGCAGTTATGCTTGGTTTGTCAGTTGTCCTTATGTTAGTAATTTTATTAATTGTTTTCCCTGTTAAATGGCGCTTATTAACTTTACCGATTGTACTTCTTGGTATTGTATGGACCTTTGGTTTAATGGGATATTTAGGAATTCCACTAAGTATGGTAACAATGGCAATCCTTCCTATCTTAATTGGTCTTGGAGCGGACTTTGCGATCCAATTCCATAATAGATACGACGAAGAATTCACAAAAACGGGCAATGCAAAAGAAGCTGTTATTACTTCCATTAAGCATATGGGACCAGCCGTAGGTATTGCCGTCATTACAATGGCAGCAGGGTTTATTACCTTATTGGTTTCTAAAGTTCCAATGATTCAAGATTTTGGTAAAATGTTAGCTATTGGCGTATTTGTCATTTATATTCTTGAATTATTTTTGATGTTTGCCATCTTAAACCTTCGTGATCGAAATAAAAGTCATTCTGTTAAGAAGCAGCATTCTAATAAGATAGAAAAAGCACTAGGATGGTTATCAAGAAAAGTGGTTGCCTACCCTCTGATTATTTTATTATTAGCGACTGGACTATCAGTTGGTGGTTTTACATTTGAAGATAACCTTAGAGTGGAAACAGATATAGAAAAACTGATGCCACAAGATTCACCTGCACTAATAGGTTTAAATAAAATTCGAGATACCATCGGTTCAACTATGGAAGTGAATTTTATGGTTGAAGCTGAAGATGTAACAAGACCAGAAGTGCTTCAATGGATGGAAAACTTCGAGGAAAGTCAGCTTAATAAATACGATGCCATTGAATCTTCAACAAGCATTGCATCTGCAATGGCGATGATGAATGATGGTCAATCACCATCTAATAAAGATCAAATTGATCAGTTAATTGAATCTCTTCCAGAAGCAATGAAATCATCTATGATTACAAAAGACAAAAAAATGGCTTCGATTACCTTTAGTGTGAAAAATATGGGGATGGAACAGCAAAAAGAATTAATAGAAGCCATTGAAAATGACATTCAATCACCGGAAGGTGTAGAAGTTACTTCAACCGGTATGATGGTTCTTGCAGTTAAAAGCATTAGCACTTTAACTGATAACCGCCACTTCTCAACTTTCTTAGGAATTGGAGCAGTGTTTTTAAGTTTACTTGTCCTGTACCGTCGAATAAAACAAGCGTTGTATCCAATTGTTCCTATCGTACTTGTCATTGGTTGGTCTGCGGCAATGATGTTCTTCTTAGATGTCGCAATTAATCCTTTAACTGCCGTGCTTAGTGCATTGATTTTAGGGATAGGAACTGAATTTACGATACTGCTCATGGAAAGATACCAGGAAGAAAGGGAAAAAGGAATAGAATCTCAAGAAGCTATGATAACGGCTATGACAAAAATTGGGCGTGCGATTACAGCATCTGCTTTAACTGTTATTGGTGGATTTAGTACCCTTATCTTTTCTGATTTTCTCATGTTAAAAGCCTTTGGAATTACGACAGTATTAGATACAATGTTTTGCTTGATTAGTACACTGTTAGTATTACCTTCAATTATTATCCTTTTTGAAAAGAAATTGGGAACAAAAAAAATAAAAAATGCTCAAACTGAATAA